One genomic window of Bartonella sp. JB63 includes the following:
- a CDS encoding ABC transporter ATP-binding protein translates to MTGLLSVRELSVAFCQAETKKYILKQIFFDIWEGETVAFVGESGSGKSITALSILQLLPFLKRLDQSGEILFNNKDLMKLKEEDLRKIRGKDIAMIFQEPMISLNPLHTVERQIGEVLKMHAAISDKLLRMHIVDLLKQVGISEPQKRLDSFPHQLSGGQRQRVMIAMAIANNPKLLIADEPTTALDVTVQKQILELLIQLKKHHKMSMLFITHNLDIVRRIADRVYVMKEGKIIENGSTDEIFKNPQHIYTKQLLEAEPKNHPLQADNNAPVLMQGQKIRVWFPIKKGLLQRTVDYVKAVQDIDVIVRSGQTLGVVGESGSGKTTLGLALTRMLSSKGQIIFDGVDISNFSFKQMRSLRRHIQIVFQDPFSSLSPRMSVSEIIAEGLSIHEPRLSSSERDDRVIEALCEVDLDPTNRFRYPHEFSGGQRQRIALARAIILKPRLIMLDEPTSSLDMSAQAQIVDLLRYLQLKYHLGYLFISHDLKVVKALAHEVIVMNCGRIVEYNSADRIFSYPKNPYTQTLMSAAFALEAGRL, encoded by the coding sequence ATGACAGGATTGCTTTCAGTACGTGAACTTTCCGTTGCATTTTGTCAGGCAGAGACAAAAAAATATATTCTTAAACAGATTTTTTTCGATATTTGGGAAGGGGAAACAGTTGCTTTTGTTGGAGAATCAGGTTCAGGAAAATCAATAACAGCACTATCTATTTTACAATTATTGCCTTTTTTAAAAAGACTTGATCAATCGGGTGAAATTCTCTTTAATAATAAAGATTTAATGAAGCTGAAAGAAGAAGATTTGCGTAAAATTCGTGGTAAAGATATTGCCATGATTTTTCAAGAGCCGATGATCTCTCTTAATCCTTTGCATACTGTAGAACGTCAGATAGGTGAAGTTCTTAAAATGCATGCAGCTATTTCTGATAAACTGTTGCGCATGCATATTGTTGATTTACTGAAACAAGTAGGTATTAGTGAACCACAAAAACGTTTAGATTCATTTCCCCATCAATTATCAGGTGGTCAACGACAACGTGTGATGATTGCAATGGCAATTGCCAATAATCCAAAATTATTGATTGCTGATGAACCAACAACTGCACTTGATGTGACTGTTCAAAAACAAATTCTTGAACTGTTAATACAGCTTAAAAAACATCACAAAATGTCAATGCTTTTTATTACCCATAATTTGGATATTGTACGTCGTATTGCAGATCGTGTCTACGTGATGAAAGAAGGAAAAATTATTGAAAATGGTTCAACAGACGAAATTTTTAAAAATCCTCAACATATTTATACAAAACAATTATTAGAAGCAGAACCTAAAAATCATCCTCTTCAAGCTGATAATAACGCACCTGTTTTGATGCAAGGTCAGAAAATACGAGTTTGGTTTCCAATTAAAAAAGGGTTGCTGCAACGGACAGTTGATTATGTAAAAGCTGTTCAGGATATAGATGTTATAGTTCGTTCTGGTCAAACGCTTGGTGTAGTAGGAGAGTCTGGATCAGGAAAAACAACATTAGGACTTGCATTGACGCGAATGCTTTCTTCTAAAGGTCAGATCATCTTTGATGGTGTTGATATAAGCAATTTTAGTTTTAAACAGATGCGTTCTTTGCGTCGTCATATCCAGATTGTTTTTCAAGATCCTTTTAGTTCACTTTCTCCACGTATGTCTGTAAGTGAAATTATTGCTGAGGGTTTATCAATTCACGAACCTAGGCTTTCTTCTTCTGAACGTGATGATCGTGTGATTGAAGCTTTGTGTGAGGTTGATCTTGATCCTACTAACCGTTTTCGTTATCCTCATGAGTTTTCTGGCGGACAGAGACAGCGGATTGCTCTTGCGCGTGCAATTATTCTAAAACCACGTCTTATTATGCTTGATGAACCAACATCTTCTCTTGATATGAGTGCGCAGGCACAAATTGTTGATCTTTTACGTTATTTGCAATTAAAATATCATTTAGGTTATCTTTTTATTAGTCATGATTTGAAAGTTGTTAAAGCGCTTGCGCATGAGGTGATTGTTATGAATTGTGGCAGAATAGTTGAATATAATTCTGCTGATCGTATATTTTCTTATCCCAAAAATCCTTATACGCAAACTTTAATGTCTGCTGCATTTGCGCTAGAAGCTGGTCGTTTATAG
- the gshB gene encoding glutathione synthase, translating into MKIAIQMDHIATLQIRGDTTFALALAAQERGHSLFHYTPDCLFIRDGCVIARLEPLTVCDEEGSHYQLGQPVRTELIDMDVVLLRQDPPFDMNYITTTHFLERIHPKTLVVNDPVWVRNSPEKIFVTEFFDLMPETLITKDIEEIKAFRSVFGDIIIKPLYENGGAGVFHLKQDDRNFASLIEMFEKSYKEPFIVQRYLESVREGDKRIILLDGEPVGAINRIPTATDVRSNMHVGGRVECIDLTERDYEICARIGPVLKKRGFLLVGIDVIGDYITEINVTSPTGIREIKRFGGLDIASLFWDIIELKRLN; encoded by the coding sequence ATGAAAATTGCTATTCAGATGGATCATATTGCGACGCTTCAGATCCGAGGAGATACTACATTTGCACTTGCTTTGGCAGCTCAGGAACGTGGACATTCCCTTTTCCATTATACACCGGATTGCTTATTTATACGCGATGGGTGTGTGATTGCACGGTTAGAGCCACTCACTGTGTGTGATGAAGAAGGATCTCACTACCAATTAGGCCAGCCTGTTCGTACAGAATTGATAGATATGGATGTGGTTCTTTTACGACAAGATCCTCCTTTTGACATGAATTATATCACTACCACTCATTTTTTAGAGCGTATTCATCCTAAAACACTGGTTGTGAATGATCCGGTATGGGTGCGCAATAGCCCGGAAAAGATTTTTGTTACCGAATTTTTTGATTTGATGCCAGAAACATTGATTACAAAGGATATTGAAGAAATAAAGGCATTTAGGTCTGTGTTTGGCGATATTATTATTAAGCCACTTTATGAGAATGGAGGTGCAGGTGTTTTTCATTTAAAACAAGATGATCGCAATTTCGCGTCGCTTATCGAAATGTTTGAAAAAAGCTATAAAGAACCTTTTATTGTCCAACGTTATTTAGAGAGTGTGCGAGAGGGGGATAAACGAATTATTTTGCTTGACGGTGAGCCGGTTGGAGCAATTAATCGGATTCCTACAGCTACTGATGTTCGTTCCAATATGCATGTTGGAGGGCGTGTAGAATGTATTGATTTGACAGAGCGTGATTATGAGATTTGTGCACGTATTGGCCCTGTTTTAAAAAAACGTGGTTTTCTTCTCGTAGGGATTGATGTGATTGGAGACTATATAACAGAAATCAATGTTACATCTCCAACGGGAATTCGTGAAATTAAACGTTTTGGAGGCCTAGATATCGCTTCTCTTTTTTGGGATATTATTGAACTTAAACGTTTAAATTAA
- a CDS encoding c-type cytochrome, giving the protein MNRSTFICLICACLLLVIVLVGFSTMSDIIYDDSVQHSYKRYKIISNETLKKTQNISDKSLLLSELLKQGDLENGRKVFRQCAICHTSKRDESNRIGPSLWGIVNRPFAIVKNFSYSKVLRANSDRKWDFFTLDRYIQSPRQAFPGTIMSFRGIKNDQDRADLLLYLRSLSDHHIPLPQNDKQD; this is encoded by the coding sequence ATGAATCGATCAACTTTTATTTGTTTAATTTGTGCTTGTTTGTTGTTGGTGATTGTTTTAGTGGGTTTTTCCACTATGAGTGATATTATTTATGATGATTCAGTCCAACATTCTTATAAACGTTATAAAATTATCAGTAATGAAACGCTTAAAAAAACACAGAATATATCTGACAAATCTTTATTGTTAAGTGAACTTCTTAAACAAGGTGATCTTGAAAATGGGAGAAAGGTTTTTCGTCAGTGTGCGATCTGTCATACTTCTAAACGTGATGAATCTAATCGTATTGGTCCATCACTTTGGGGGATTGTTAACCGTCCTTTTGCAATTGTAAAAAATTTTTCTTATTCAAAAGTGTTGCGTGCGAATTCTGATAGAAAATGGGATTTTTTTACTTTGGATCGTTATATTCAATCACCACGTCAAGCATTTCCAGGAACGATTATGTCTTTTCGTGGGATTAAAAATGATCAAGACCGGGCCGATCTTTTGCTCTATTTACGTAGCTTATCTGATCATCATATCCCTCTACCACAAAATGATAAACAAGATTAG
- a CDS encoding microcin C ABC transporter permease YejB produces MAAYIIRRFLLIVPTLIGILTVTFIIVQFTPGGPIENIIAQLQGTGGDAIGRIAGGGDFNLSSDVIANSSHVGSLSSGASQYRGAQGLDPEFIAKLEKQFGFDKPPLQRYLTMLSRYVRFDFGESYIQGRLVIDLIKDALPVSLSLGFWQLLISYTISIPLGIRKAIKEGSIFDVWTSTVIVIGYAIPSFLFGIFLMVFFAGGSFFDWFPLSHLTSDNFDTLSFGEKILDYLYHLVLPLTAMVVSSFATTTLLTKNCFLEEIRQQYVITARAKGLSEHSVLYAHVFRNAILVVIACFPTTFMGSFFSGSLLIEMLYSLNGIGLLSYTSIVNRDYSVVFASLYIFSLIGLIISLISDIVYMMVDPRIDFDKKDL; encoded by the coding sequence ATGGCAGCCTATATTATACGGCGTTTTCTTTTGATTGTACCGACACTTATTGGTATTTTAACGGTGACATTTATCATTGTTCAATTTACCCCAGGTGGGCCTATTGAAAATATCATTGCCCAATTACAAGGAACAGGGGGGGATGCTATAGGACGTATAGCTGGTGGCGGAGATTTTAATTTGTCTTCTGATGTTATTGCTAATAGTTCTCACGTTGGATCATTATCCTCTGGAGCTTCTCAATATCGTGGTGCGCAGGGATTGGATCCAGAATTTATTGCCAAACTTGAAAAACAATTCGGTTTTGATAAGCCTCCTTTGCAACGTTATTTAACAATGCTTAGTCGTTATGTGCGTTTTGATTTTGGCGAGTCTTATATACAGGGACGCTTAGTTATTGATCTTATTAAAGATGCATTACCTGTCTCTCTTTCTCTTGGTTTTTGGCAATTATTGATTTCTTACACTATTTCTATCCCATTGGGAATCCGTAAAGCTATCAAGGAGGGTTCTATTTTTGATGTATGGACAAGTACTGTTATTGTTATTGGCTATGCGATTCCAAGTTTTCTTTTTGGTATTTTTTTAATGGTTTTCTTTGCTGGAGGGTCATTTTTTGATTGGTTTCCATTGAGTCATTTGACTTCTGATAATTTTGATACATTATCTTTTGGAGAAAAGATATTGGATTATTTGTATCATTTGGTTTTACCATTGACGGCGATGGTCGTTTCTTCTTTTGCAACAACGACATTGTTAACAAAAAATTGTTTTCTGGAAGAAATTCGCCAACAATATGTTATTACAGCTCGGGCTAAGGGGTTAAGTGAGCATTCAGTTCTTTATGCTCATGTGTTTCGCAATGCGATTTTAGTGGTCATAGCTTGTTTTCCTACGACTTTTATGGGATCATTTTTTAGTGGATCTTTATTAATTGAAATGCTCTATTCATTAAATGGTATAGGTCTTTTAAGTTATACTTCTATTGTTAATCGTGATTATTCTGTTGTATTTGCTTCTCTTTATATTTTTTCGTTAATTGGTCTTATTATAAGTCTCATTTCTGATATTGTTTATATGATGGTTGATCCACGTATTGACTTTGATAAAAAGGATTTATGA
- a CDS encoding 3-deoxy-manno-octulosonate cytidylyltransferase, translating to MSLQPIILIPARMGSTRLPGKALADIAGKPMIVHVAERAKETGLERIIVATDHDKIAQTVTAYGYECIITCTNHQSGSDRIYEALTKVDPKQNYDVIVNVQGDLPTITPNAIISALRPLENNLTDIATLGTKLIEENEKINSNIVKIIGTPIAKNRLRALYFTRATAPYGDGPLYHHIGLYVYRRKALEKFITLKSSTLEKREKLEQLRALENNMRIDVEIIDTTFLSVDTQNDLERVRKILV from the coding sequence ATGTCTCTTCAACCAATCATTCTTATTCCTGCTCGTATGGGTTCAACTCGTCTACCAGGTAAAGCCCTAGCTGATATAGCTGGAAAGCCCATGATCGTTCATGTTGCTGAACGGGCAAAAGAAACCGGACTAGAGCGTATTATCGTTGCAACAGATCATGACAAAATCGCTCAAACTGTCACAGCTTATGGCTATGAATGTATCATAACCTGCACAAATCATCAATCGGGATCTGATCGCATTTATGAGGCTTTAACTAAAGTTGATCCTAAACAGAACTATGATGTTATTGTGAATGTACAAGGTGACTTGCCAACAATAACACCTAATGCCATAATAAGTGCCTTACGGCCTTTAGAAAATAATTTAACTGATATTGCAACATTAGGAACAAAACTTATTGAAGAAAATGAAAAAATAAACTCCAATATTGTTAAAATCATTGGCACACCAATTGCTAAAAATCGACTTCGTGCTCTTTATTTTACCCGTGCAACTGCACCTTATGGAGATGGACCTTTATACCATCATATTGGATTATATGTTTACCGACGCAAAGCTCTTGAAAAATTTATAACACTTAAATCGTCGACACTTGAAAAACGTGAAAAACTTGAGCAATTACGAGCATTAGAAAACAATATGCGTATTGATGTGGAGATAATCGATACAACTTTTTTAAGTGTCGACACACAAAATGATCTCGAAAGAGTCCGTAAAATTCTAGTATAA
- a CDS encoding PstS family phosphate ABC transporter substrate-binding protein codes for MRKLLSIGIGFVFSIIFLIDIGYARNRIHIVGSSTVLPYGKIVAEIFGEMYSNFKVPVIESGGSGAGIKEFCRGIGNNTIDIVHTSRAMKPDELRSCFDAGVKDIEEMRIGYDGVVFATDINGPNWKLQPVDLYKALAAQIIVDGKLKPNEFMKWSTVNSDLPDWTITAYIPGEKHGTREIVEEKVLSVGCKASGAVEQMKALGMNDKAINAACIAVRKDGKVIDIDGDYSETLARFTSGKTAIGVFGLFFYENNADKLKVASINGIYPSAETISNGSYLISRPLFFYVKKLHLGIVPGMQEYVDLFLSDQMIGLHSPLAEYGLVPISERERQLQRDAFSSGKVMVSQ; via the coding sequence ATGAGAAAATTATTATCAATTGGAATAGGGTTTGTTTTTTCTATTATATTTTTGATTGATATTGGTTATGCTCGCAATCGAATTCATATTGTAGGTTCATCTACAGTTTTGCCTTATGGGAAAATTGTTGCTGAGATTTTTGGAGAAATGTACTCTAATTTTAAAGTTCCTGTTATTGAATCTGGAGGTTCAGGAGCTGGTATCAAGGAATTCTGTCGTGGTATTGGGAATAATACAATTGATATTGTTCATACTTCGCGGGCAATGAAGCCAGATGAATTGCGATCTTGTTTTGATGCTGGTGTAAAGGATATTGAAGAAATGCGTATTGGATATGATGGCGTTGTTTTTGCAACAGATATCAATGGTCCTAATTGGAAATTGCAGCCAGTGGATCTTTATAAAGCATTAGCTGCCCAGATTATTGTAGATGGGAAATTGAAACCGAATGAATTTATGAAATGGAGTACAGTCAATAGTGATCTTCCTGATTGGACAATTACAGCTTATATTCCTGGTGAAAAGCATGGAACCCGTGAAATTGTTGAAGAAAAGGTACTTTCTGTTGGCTGCAAGGCCAGTGGTGCAGTTGAGCAGATGAAAGCTTTGGGGATGAATGATAAGGCAATTAATGCTGCATGTATTGCTGTCCGTAAAGATGGGAAAGTTATTGATATTGATGGTGATTATTCTGAGACACTTGCTCGTTTTACTTCTGGTAAAACAGCGATTGGAGTTTTTGGTTTGTTTTTTTATGAAAACAATGCTGATAAACTTAAGGTTGCATCTATTAATGGTATTTATCCAAGTGCTGAAACAATTTCTAATGGCTCATATTTGATTTCACGTCCATTGTTTTTCTATGTTAAGAAATTGCATTTAGGAATTGTTCCAGGTATGCAAGAGTATGTTGATTTGTTTCTTTCTGATCAAATGATTGGTCTACATAGTCCATTAGCTGAGTACGGCTTGGTTCCTATTTCTGAAAGAGAAAGACAATTACAACGGGATGCTTTTTCTTCTGGTAAAGTAATGGTTTCGCAATAA
- a CDS encoding molybdopterin-synthase adenylyltransferase MoeB — translation MIKEIDEKLSKEEIERYARHIILPEIGGIGQQRLKAARVLIVGAGGLGTPVLLYLAAAGIGTIGIVDDDIVSLSNLQRQVIHSTNTINQYKTISAETTIKAINPHVKVEKYNIRLNESNVDKLLNAYHIIIDGSDNFATRYLLADHAAQCAKPLISGAIHRFKGSLTVLMPYKDNNPHYRDLFPNPPAPGTTPKCAETGIIGALPGVIGTLQAMEAIKLITNIGEPLVGRLLLYNALSAQFDMIFYKRPASSANAADIKVCV, via the coding sequence ATGATAAAAGAAATTGATGAAAAATTAAGTAAAGAGGAAATCGAACGCTATGCACGTCATATAATTCTTCCTGAAATTGGTGGAATAGGACAACAAAGGCTTAAAGCTGCACGCGTTCTTATCGTTGGTGCGGGTGGTCTTGGAACTCCTGTCTTACTATATCTTGCTGCAGCAGGCATTGGAACCATTGGAATTGTTGACGATGACATCGTCTCATTATCTAATTTACAACGTCAAGTTATTCATAGCACAAATACAATTAACCAATACAAAACTATTAGTGCCGAAACAACAATAAAAGCAATAAATCCTCATGTAAAAGTTGAAAAATACAATATCCGTTTAAATGAAAGTAATGTGGATAAACTGCTTAACGCCTATCACATTATTATTGACGGCAGCGATAATTTTGCCACGCGCTATCTCCTAGCAGATCATGCTGCCCAATGCGCCAAACCTTTAATAAGCGGTGCTATACATAGATTCAAAGGTTCACTAACAGTACTTATGCCTTATAAAGATAATAATCCACACTATCGCGATTTATTTCCTAACCCACCCGCCCCAGGCACTACACCTAAATGTGCCGAAACTGGAATCATCGGTGCTTTGCCCGGAGTTATCGGTACATTACAAGCAATGGAAGCAATTAAATTGATCACAAATATTGGTGAACCTTTGGTGGGAAGGCTCCTCCTTTACAACGCATTGTCAGCACAATTTGATATGATTTTCTATAAACGACCAGCTTCTAGCGCAAATGCAGCAGACATTAAAGTTTGCGTATAA
- a CDS encoding ABC transporter permease: protein MMEKEKYNRLCNDKLKQWAFLSPLNARRWNNFKQNRRGLWSLWLFLFLCFCSFLAEFIANDRPIIVSYKEEFLFPIFFDYPDEKFGGNLAKADFRDPFIQNEIAQHGWAFWPLVRYSYNTVVGNKTLALAPPFWLQSKEERCISYAKGSADPECNINHWNWLGTDDLTRDIFARVLYGFRVSIIFSILLTAISAIIGITAGAVQGYFGGWIDLICQRLIEIWSSVPSLYLVIIMAAVLAQGFWMLLGVMLLFQWVVLVGVVRAEFLRARNFTYISAARALGVPNRIIMMRHLLPNAMVAALTYLPFLLTSGISLLTSLDYLGFGLPPGYASLGEVMRQATSNLNAPWIGITGFVVIAVILSLLAFIGEAARDAFDPRKIQ from the coding sequence ATGATGGAAAAAGAAAAATACAATAGATTGTGTAATGATAAATTGAAACAATGGGCTTTTCTTTCTCCATTGAATGCGCGTCGTTGGAACAATTTTAAACAGAATCGTCGCGGTTTGTGGTCGTTATGGTTGTTTTTATTTTTATGTTTTTGTTCTTTTTTAGCAGAATTTATTGCTAATGATCGTCCGATTATTGTTTCTTATAAAGAGGAGTTTCTTTTTCCTATTTTTTTTGATTATCCTGATGAAAAATTTGGTGGAAATTTGGCTAAAGCAGATTTTCGAGATCCTTTCATTCAAAATGAAATAGCCCAACATGGTTGGGCATTTTGGCCACTGGTCCGTTATTCTTATAATACGGTAGTAGGGAATAAAACTTTAGCATTAGCACCTCCTTTTTGGCTCCAAAGCAAAGAAGAGCGTTGTATTAGTTATGCAAAGGGAAGTGCTGATCCGGAATGTAACATTAATCACTGGAATTGGCTTGGAACAGATGATCTGACACGTGATATTTTTGCACGAGTTTTGTATGGTTTTCGTGTATCGATAATTTTTAGTATTCTTTTAACAGCTATTTCTGCAATTATCGGTATTACAGCTGGTGCAGTTCAAGGTTATTTCGGTGGTTGGATTGATTTAATTTGTCAGCGTTTGATTGAAATATGGTCTTCTGTACCATCACTTTATTTAGTGATTATTATGGCTGCAGTTTTAGCACAGGGCTTTTGGATGCTGTTGGGTGTTATGCTGCTTTTTCAATGGGTAGTATTGGTTGGTGTGGTACGTGCAGAATTTTTACGAGCACGAAATTTTACCTATATTAGTGCTGCACGCGCGTTAGGTGTTCCTAATAGGATTATTATGATGCGTCATTTACTGCCTAATGCTATGGTTGCTGCTTTAACTTATCTGCCGTTTTTATTGACATCAGGGATTTCATTATTAACATCGCTTGATTATTTAGGCTTTGGTCTTCCTCCTGGTTATGCTTCTTTAGGGGAGGTAATGCGGCAGGCTACCTCTAATTTAAATGCTCCTTGGATTGGTATCACAGGTTTTGTTGTTATTGCTGTGATATTATCGTTGTTGGCATTTATTGGTGAAGCAGCTAGAGACGCTTTTGACCCACGAAAGATACAATAA
- the pstC gene encoding phosphate ABC transporter permease subunit PstC — MAVSLIVFLLLIFGIIGFCISYMRARFLESSGFKMHSRAHYYGWWTFLITIIPTLIFLIFWNGGSSVYLEYIASRELETYITYTTEIDNHRLIRSLIKLIPHFKGAITDALYEDVRAQLLAQGFVLPVTVPDYMLQITRSWYSFSEKLQFIGHILFFMITLCCFVFGFMQVSPCQRARNKVERLIVVGLVCASTVAILTTVGIAISMFFQTINFFQSVSFSNFFFGTIWDPRFSMNHTEDSVGQFGLIPLLAGTLYIAFVSMLFAVPIGLFAALYMAEYASTQLRSIVKPLLEVLAGIPTIVYGFFALKIVGPFLRDLSLSLSGGISFIMAQSVLTAGIVIGIMLIPFVSSLSDDIITAVPRFLREGSYGLGATQSETIKKVVIPAAFPGIVGALLLTASRAIGETMIVVLAAGVAANLTFNPFEAMTTMTVKIVNQLTGDFEFNSPHTLVAFALGMTLFILTLLMNILALYIVRKYQERYE, encoded by the coding sequence ATGGCTGTTTCTTTAATTGTTTTTCTCCTATTGATTTTTGGTATTATTGGCTTTTGTATTTCTTATATGCGAGCTCGTTTCCTTGAAAGTTCGGGATTTAAAATGCATTCTCGTGCACATTATTATGGTTGGTGGACATTTCTAATAACTATTATTCCTACTCTGATTTTTTTGATTTTTTGGAATGGTGGCAGTTCTGTTTATTTGGAATATATTGCTTCACGAGAGCTAGAAACATATATAACGTATACGACAGAAATAGATAATCATCGACTTATCCGTAGTTTAATCAAACTGATACCTCACTTTAAAGGAGCTATTACTGATGCTTTATATGAAGATGTGCGAGCTCAATTATTAGCGCAAGGATTTGTTTTGCCTGTAACAGTGCCAGACTACATGTTACAAATTACAAGATCATGGTATTCTTTTTCTGAAAAATTGCAATTTATTGGTCATATTTTGTTTTTTATGATTACACTTTGCTGTTTTGTTTTTGGATTTATGCAAGTTTCTCCGTGCCAACGTGCTCGTAACAAAGTCGAACGTTTGATTGTTGTTGGATTGGTTTGTGCGTCTACAGTTGCTATTTTAACAACAGTTGGCATTGCGATTTCTATGTTCTTTCAAACAATAAATTTCTTTCAATCTGTATCATTTTCAAATTTCTTTTTTGGAACAATATGGGATCCTCGTTTTTCAATGAATCATACAGAAGATAGTGTGGGACAGTTTGGTTTAATACCGCTTTTAGCTGGTACACTTTATATTGCTTTTGTCTCTATGCTTTTTGCTGTACCTATTGGGTTATTTGCTGCCCTTTATATGGCTGAATATGCTTCAACTCAATTACGGTCAATTGTAAAACCATTATTAGAAGTACTTGCTGGTATTCCAACTATTGTGTACGGTTTTTTTGCTTTGAAGATTGTTGGGCCTTTTTTGCGCGATCTTTCACTGTCTCTTTCTGGTGGAATTAGTTTTATTATGGCTCAAAGTGTTTTGACAGCTGGTATTGTTATAGGAATTATGTTGATTCCTTTTGTTTCATCTTTATCAGATGATATCATTACTGCTGTTCCACGTTTTTTACGTGAAGGTTCTTATGGTTTAGGAGCAACACAATCTGAAACAATTAAAAAAGTAGTTATACCAGCTGCATTTCCTGGGATCGTGGGAGCACTTCTGTTAACAGCATCACGTGCGATTGGAGAGACAATGATTGTGGTGTTAGCAGCCGGTGTTGCAGCAAATTTGACTTTTAATCCATTTGAAGCGATGACTACAATGACGGTTAAAATTGTTAATCAATTGACAGGTGATTTTGAGTTTAATTCTCCACATACACTTGTGGCTTTTGCTTTGGGAATGACGCTTTTCATTCTGACTCTTTTAATGAATATTTTAGCTCTTTATATAGTTCGTAAATATCAGGAACGATATGAATGA
- the pstB gene encoding phosphate ABC transporter ATP-binding protein PstB, giving the protein MKIKMCGQDVRVFYGKKEAIHGITLDIIEHQVTALIGPSGCGKSTFLRCFNRMNDTIEGAKVTGLITLDEENIYDSRIDVVELRARVGMVFQKPNPFPKSIFENVAYGPRIHGLAKSRAELQDIVEKSLIQAGLFEEVKDRLHGPGTSLSGGQQQRLCIARAIAVSPEVILMDEPCSALDPIATARIEELIDALRQNYTIVIVTHSMQQAARVSQYTAMFHLGHLVEVGATEMMFTSPKEQRTQDYITGRFG; this is encoded by the coding sequence ATGAAGATCAAAATGTGTGGTCAAGATGTTCGTGTTTTTTATGGAAAGAAAGAAGCGATTCACGGCATTACTCTTGATATTATTGAACATCAAGTCACTGCATTAATTGGACCTTCAGGTTGTGGAAAATCGACTTTTTTACGATGTTTTAACCGTATGAATGATACAATTGAAGGCGCTAAAGTAACAGGTCTAATTACTTTAGATGAGGAAAATATTTATGATTCACGTATTGATGTTGTAGAATTGCGTGCGCGTGTTGGAATGGTTTTTCAAAAACCTAATCCTTTTCCAAAATCTATTTTTGAGAATGTTGCTTATGGACCACGTATTCACGGTTTAGCGAAATCTCGTGCTGAATTGCAGGATATTGTTGAAAAAAGTTTGATACAGGCGGGATTATTCGAAGAAGTAAAAGATCGCCTTCATGGGCCGGGAACAAGTTTATCAGGCGGACAGCAACAACGTTTATGTATTGCGCGTGCTATTGCAGTAAGTCCTGAAGTTATTTTGATGGATGAGCCCTGTTCAGCTCTTGATCCAATCGCAACGGCACGCATTGAAGAGTTGATCGATGCGTTAAGACAAAATTATACAATCGTTATTGTGACACACTCTATGCAGCAGGCAGCGCGTGTTTCTCAATATACAGCTATGTTCCATTTAGGACACTTGGTAGAAGTTGGTGCAACAGAAATGATGTTTACTTCACCAAAAGAGCAACGGACGCAGGATTATATTACTGGGCGTTTTGGGTAA